The Streptomyces sp. NBC_01353 genome contains a region encoding:
- a CDS encoding protein meaA has translation MTERQKDRPWLMRTYAGHSTAEASNELYRRNLAKGQTGLSVAFDLPTQTGYDPDHILARGEVGRVGVPVSHLGDMRRLFQDIPLEQMNTSMTINATAMWLLALYQVVAEEQGADVTRLQGTTQNDIVKEYLSRGTHVFPPGPSLRLTTDMITYTVNNIPKWNPINICSYHLQEAGATPVQEISYAMSTAIAVLDAVRDSGQVPADRFGEVVARISFFVNAGVRFIEEMCKMRAFGRIWDKVTRERYGIENDKQRRFRYGVQVNSLGLTEAQPENNVQRIVLEMLAVTLSKDARARAVQLPAWNEALGLPRPWDQQWSLRIQQVLAHESDLLEYEDIFAGSHVIEAKVESLVEECLAEIDRIQEMGGAMAAVESGYLKSQLVSSHAERRARIEAGDEKIIGVNIFQSTEENPLTADLDTAIMTVDPANEAKVVAKLHEWRDNRDENRAQESLAALKATAAGEGNLFAATLECARAGVTTGEWSWALRDVFGEFRAPTGVSSAPVAVTAEAGTPLALVREKVARTATELGSGRLRLLVGKPGLDGHSNGAEQIAVRARDAGFEVVYQGIRLTPEQIVNAALAEDVHCVGLSILSGSHAELVPDVLDRLREAGANDVPVIVGGIIPNADAAELKRAGVAAVFTPKDFGITEIIGRIVDEIRKANKLDPLEVPA, from the coding sequence ATGACTGAGCGTCAGAAGGACCGGCCGTGGCTCATGCGGACGTACGCCGGTCACTCGACCGCCGAGGCGTCCAACGAGCTGTACCGGCGCAACCTCGCCAAGGGTCAGACCGGCCTCTCGGTCGCGTTCGACCTGCCGACGCAGACCGGCTACGACCCCGACCACATCCTCGCCCGCGGCGAGGTCGGTCGGGTCGGGGTCCCGGTCTCGCACCTCGGTGACATGCGCCGGCTGTTCCAGGACATCCCCCTGGAGCAGATGAACACCTCGATGACCATCAACGCCACGGCGATGTGGCTCCTGGCGCTCTACCAGGTGGTCGCGGAGGAGCAGGGCGCGGACGTCACCAGGCTCCAGGGCACCACCCAGAACGACATCGTGAAGGAGTACCTGTCGCGCGGGACGCACGTCTTCCCGCCCGGCCCGTCGCTGCGCCTCACGACGGACATGATCACCTACACGGTGAACAACATCCCGAAGTGGAACCCGATCAACATCTGCAGCTACCACCTGCAGGAGGCGGGGGCCACTCCGGTCCAGGAGATCTCGTACGCGATGTCCACCGCGATCGCGGTGCTCGACGCGGTCCGGGACTCCGGCCAGGTCCCGGCGGACCGCTTCGGCGAGGTCGTCGCCCGCATCTCGTTCTTCGTGAACGCGGGCGTCCGCTTCATCGAGGAGATGTGCAAGATGCGCGCCTTCGGCCGCATCTGGGACAAGGTCACGCGCGAGCGGTACGGCATCGAGAACGACAAGCAGCGCCGGTTCCGCTACGGCGTCCAGGTCAACTCGCTCGGTCTGACCGAGGCCCAGCCGGAGAACAACGTCCAGCGGATCGTGCTCGAGATGCTGGCCGTGACGCTCTCCAAGGACGCACGCGCGCGTGCCGTCCAGCTGCCCGCGTGGAACGAGGCGCTCGGCCTGCCCCGCCCGTGGGACCAGCAGTGGTCGCTCCGTATCCAGCAGGTGCTCGCCCACGAGTCCGACCTGCTGGAGTACGAGGACATCTTCGCCGGCTCGCACGTGATCGAGGCCAAGGTCGAATCGCTCGTCGAGGAGTGCCTGGCAGAGATCGACCGGATCCAGGAGATGGGCGGCGCGATGGCGGCCGTCGAGTCCGGGTACCTGAAGTCGCAGCTGGTCTCCTCGCACGCCGAGCGGCGCGCCCGGATCGAGGCCGGCGACGAGAAGATCATCGGCGTCAACATCTTCCAGTCGACCGAGGAGAACCCGCTCACCGCGGACCTCGACACGGCGATCATGACGGTCGACCCGGCCAACGAGGCCAAGGTCGTCGCGAAGCTCCACGAGTGGCGCGACAACCGTGACGAAAACCGTGCCCAGGAGTCGCTGGCGGCTCTCAAGGCGACGGCCGCCGGGGAGGGCAACCTGTTCGCCGCCACCCTGGAGTGCGCGCGGGCGGGCGTCACCACCGGCGAGTGGTCCTGGGCGCTGCGGGACGTCTTCGGCGAGTTCCGCGCCCCCACGGGCGTCTCCTCCGCACCCGTGGCGGTGACGGCCGAAGCGGGCACCCCGCTGGCTCTCGTACGGGAGAAGGTGGCGCGGACTGCCACGGAGCTGGGCTCCGGGCGGCTGCGGCTCCTGGTCGGCAAGCCGGGCCTGGACGGGCACTCCAACGGGGCCGAGCAGATCGCCGTACGCGCGCGTGACGCCGGTTTCGAGGTGGTCTACCAGGGGATCCGGCTGACGCCCGAGCAGATCGTCAACGCGGCCCTCGCGGAGGACGTGCACTGCGTCGGTCTGTCGATCCTCTCCGGCTCGCACGCCGAGCTGGTCCCGGACGTCCTCGACCGCCTCCGCGAGGCGGGGGCGAACGACGTCCCGGTCATCGTCGGCGGGATCATCCCGAACGCCGACGCCGCAGAACTGAAGCGCGCGGGTGTGGCCGCCGTCTTCACACCGAAGGACTTCGGTATCACGGAGATCATCGGCCGTATCGTCGACGAGATCCGGAAAGCGAACAAGCTCGACCCCCTGGAGGTCCCCGCATGA
- a CDS encoding CoA ester lyase: MTSPVNRLRPRRSCLAVPGSNPRFLEKAQGLAADQVFLDLEDACAPLAKPEARHTIVKFLNEGDWTGKTRVVRVNDWTTHWTYRDVVTVVEGAGQNLDCIMLPKVQDAQQIVALDLLLTQIEKTMGFEVGKIGIEAQIENAQGLNNVNAIATASQRVETIIFGPADFMASINMKSLVVGEQPPGYDADAYHYILMKILMAARANNLQAIDGPYLQIRNPEGYRAVARRAAALGFDGKWVLHPDQVAAANEIFSPSQEDFDHAELILDAYDYYTSEAGGKKGSAMLGDEMIDEASRKMALVISGKGRAAGMERTTKFEIPEA; the protein is encoded by the coding sequence ATGACCAGCCCCGTGAACCGACTCCGCCCGCGTCGCTCGTGCCTGGCGGTCCCCGGCTCCAACCCCCGCTTCCTGGAGAAGGCCCAGGGGCTCGCCGCCGACCAGGTCTTCCTGGACCTGGAGGACGCCTGCGCGCCGCTCGCCAAGCCCGAGGCCCGTCACACCATCGTCAAGTTCCTGAACGAGGGCGACTGGACCGGCAAGACCCGGGTCGTGCGGGTCAACGACTGGACGACCCACTGGACGTACCGTGACGTCGTCACCGTCGTCGAGGGCGCCGGCCAGAACCTCGACTGCATCATGCTGCCGAAGGTCCAGGACGCCCAGCAGATCGTGGCGCTCGACCTCCTGCTGACGCAGATCGAGAAGACCATGGGCTTCGAGGTCGGCAAGATCGGCATCGAGGCGCAGATCGAGAACGCCCAGGGCCTGAACAACGTCAACGCGATCGCGACCGCCTCGCAGCGCGTCGAGACGATCATCTTCGGCCCGGCCGACTTCATGGCCTCCATCAACATGAAGTCCCTGGTCGTCGGCGAGCAGCCGCCCGGCTACGACGCCGACGCCTACCACTACATCCTGATGAAGATCCTGATGGCCGCCCGCGCCAACAACCTCCAGGCGATCGACGGCCCCTACCTGCAGATCCGCAACCCCGAGGGCTACCGGGCGGTCGCCCGTCGCGCCGCCGCCCTGGGCTTCGACGGCAAGTGGGTGCTCCACCCGGACCAGGTCGCCGCCGCGAACGAGATCTTCTCCCCCTCGCAGGAGGACTTCGACCACGCCGAGCTGATCCTGGACGCGTACGACTACTACACCTCCGAGGCGGGCGGCAAGAAGGGCTCGGCCATGCTCGGCGACGAGATGATCGACGAGGCCTCCCGCAAGATGGCCCTGGTCATCTCCGGCAAGGGCCGCGCCGCCGGCATGGAGCGCACCACCAAGTTCGAGATCCCGGAGGCCTGA
- a CDS encoding MaoC family dehydratase, producing the protein MQFGRTYEEFEIGAVYKHWPGKTVTEYDDHLFCLLTMNHHPLHMDVNYAENTTDFGKNVVVGNYIYSLLLGMSVPDVSGKAIANLEIESLRHVAPTFHGDTIYGETTVLDKTPSKSKNDRGIVYVETKGYKQDGTLVCVFRRKVMVPTETYIKERGGEQPGRPELKEQGK; encoded by the coding sequence ATGCAGTTCGGCCGCACCTACGAAGAGTTCGAGATCGGCGCCGTCTACAAGCACTGGCCCGGAAAGACGGTCACCGAGTACGACGACCACCTCTTCTGTCTGCTGACGATGAACCACCACCCGCTTCACATGGATGTGAATTACGCGGAGAACACGACGGACTTCGGCAAGAACGTCGTCGTCGGCAACTACATCTACTCGCTGCTGCTCGGCATGTCCGTGCCGGACGTCTCGGGCAAGGCGATCGCCAACCTGGAGATCGAGTCGCTGCGCCACGTCGCGCCGACCTTCCACGGCGACACGATCTACGGCGAGACCACGGTCCTCGACAAGACCCCGTCGAAGTCGAAGAACGACCGCGGCATCGTCTACGTCGAGACCAAGGGCTACAAGCAGGACGGCACGCTCGTGTGCGTCTTCCGCCGCAAGGTGATGGTCCCCACCGAGACGTACATCAAGGAGCGCGGCGGCGAGCAGCCCGGCCGCCCGGAGCTCAAGGAACAGGGGAAGTAG
- a CDS encoding acyl-CoA dehydrogenase family protein, with protein MARLAQTAGLTDVQQEILKTVREFVDKEIIPVATELEHRDEYPQQIVDGLKELGLFGLMIPEEYGGLGESLLTYALCVEEIARGWMSVSGIINTHFIVAYMLKQHGTQEQKDYFLPRMAAGETRGAFSMSEPGLGSDVSAITSKAVKDGDEYVLNGQKMWLTNGGTSTLVAVLVRSDEGHPEGTAPHKSMTTFLVEKEPGFGEVRPGLTIPGKIDKMGYKGVDTTELIMDGLRIPANRVLGGTTGRGFYQMMDGVEVGRVNVAARGCGVAQRAFELGVSYAQQRHTFGKAIAQHQAIQFKLAEMATKVEAAHAMMVNAARKKDSGERNDLEAGMAKYLASEYCKEVVEDAFRIHGGYGFSKEYEIERLYREAPMLLIGEGTAEIQKMIIGRRLLEEYRFQG; from the coding sequence ATGGCCCGACTCGCCCAGACCGCCGGGCTCACGGACGTCCAGCAGGAGATCCTCAAGACCGTCCGGGAGTTCGTCGACAAGGAGATCATCCCGGTCGCGACCGAGCTGGAGCACCGCGACGAGTACCCCCAGCAGATCGTCGACGGGCTCAAGGAGCTCGGCCTCTTCGGTCTGATGATCCCCGAGGAGTACGGGGGCCTGGGTGAGTCGCTGCTCACCTACGCGCTCTGCGTGGAGGAGATCGCCCGTGGCTGGATGTCGGTCTCCGGCATCATCAACACGCACTTCATCGTCGCGTACATGCTGAAGCAGCACGGCACCCAGGAGCAGAAGGACTACTTCCTTCCGCGGATGGCGGCCGGCGAGACGCGTGGCGCCTTCTCGATGTCGGAGCCCGGCCTCGGCTCGGACGTGTCGGCGATCACGTCCAAGGCGGTCAAGGACGGCGACGAGTACGTCCTCAACGGCCAGAAGATGTGGCTGACGAACGGCGGAACGTCAACGCTGGTCGCCGTTCTCGTCCGAAGTGACGAAGGACACCCCGAGGGCACGGCGCCCCACAAGTCGATGACGACCTTCCTCGTCGAGAAGGAGCCCGGCTTCGGAGAGGTCCGCCCCGGCCTCACGATCCCCGGGAAGATCGACAAGATGGGTTACAAGGGCGTCGACACCACCGAACTCATCATGGACGGACTGCGCATTCCGGCCAATCGGGTACTCGGCGGCACCACCGGCCGAGGGTTTTACCAAATGATGGACGGCGTCGAGGTCGGTCGCGTGAATGTCGCAGCTCGTGGCTGCGGTGTCGCACAGCGTGCCTTCGAACTGGGTGTCTCGTACGCCCAGCAACGTCACACTTTCGGCAAGGCGATCGCCCAGCACCAGGCGATTCAGTTCAAGCTCGCCGAGATGGCTACCAAGGTCGAGGCCGCTCATGCCATGATGGTGAATGCAGCACGCAAAAAGGACTCCGGGGAACGAAACGACCTCGAAGCGGGGATGGCGAAGTACCTCGCCTCCGAATACTGCAAGGAAGTCGTCGAGGACGCCTTCCGTATCCATGGCGGGTACGGGTTCTCGAAGGAGTACGAGATCGAGCGCCTCTACCGCGAGGCTCCGATGCTGCTCATCGGCGAAGGTACCGCCGAGATCCAGAAAATGATCATTGGGCGCAGGCTGCTCGAGGAGTACCGATTCCAGGGCTGA
- a CDS encoding phosphatidylserine decarboxylase, with translation MPHSQTSAPRDSLAGVRIARGASPWLLPTVATAALSLVRARRSRRAAAIAVPTTALAAGMLWFFRDPEREIAQGRVISPADGVVQSIMPWKDGRTRVAIFMSPLNVHVNRAPLAGTVTSVEHVPGGFVPAFNKESENNERVVWHFDTELGDIEMVQIAGAVARRIVPYIPQGTKVEQGERIGLIRFGSRVDIYLPEGVDVAVEVGQTTTAGVTRIDRD, from the coding sequence ATGCCCCACAGCCAAACCTCTGCACCTCGCGACAGCCTTGCCGGCGTACGCATCGCACGCGGAGCATCGCCGTGGCTTCTGCCGACCGTCGCCACCGCGGCGCTGAGCCTCGTGCGTGCGCGCAGGTCTCGGCGTGCCGCGGCCATCGCCGTGCCCACCACCGCCCTGGCGGCGGGCATGCTGTGGTTCTTCCGCGACCCCGAGCGCGAGATCGCTCAGGGCCGGGTCATCTCCCCCGCCGACGGCGTGGTGCAGAGCATCATGCCGTGGAAGGACGGGCGCACCCGGGTCGCCATCTTCATGAGCCCGCTGAACGTCCACGTCAACCGCGCGCCGCTCGCCGGCACGGTGACGTCCGTGGAGCACGTCCCCGGTGGGTTCGTCCCGGCGTTCAACAAGGAGAGCGAGAACAACGAGCGCGTTGTCTGGCACTTCGACACCGAGCTCGGTGACATCGAGATGGTGCAGATCGCGGGGGCCGTGGCCCGCCGCATCGTGCCGTACATCCCGCAGGGGACGAAGGTCGAGCAGGGCGAGCGCATCGGTCTGATCCGCTTCGGGTCGCGCGTTGACATCTACCTTCCGGAAGGTGTCGACGTCGCCGTCGAGGTCGGTCAGACCACGACCGCGGGGGTGACTCGCATTGACCGTGATTGA
- the pssA gene encoding CDP-diacylglycerol--serine O-phosphatidyltransferase: MIDPDTRAADWAADGDVEEADEAEEMPLSLRLSIADALTLGNATCGFMAVYFTTTGILIPHLTGSTETGMARNSAATAVILMLAAAIFDLFDGIVARKLRSSPMGAELDNLSDLISFGLAPAYFVLVYGMVTPGAQQKVSAVAAIVVLLAVVLRLARFSCVTLKDGMFQGMPSPFGALTVVSIVLLELPFIPTLLAIIGVAWLMVSRVEYPKPRGVLAVAMLAWIVGAMGMLAAWAFDAPGGQFLLQAGCALQVVMGAVIPLFATARRVNTFRGNRREARQAQAAQLP, translated from the coding sequence GTGATTGATCCCGACACCCGGGCCGCCGACTGGGCCGCCGACGGCGATGTGGAGGAGGCCGATGAGGCCGAGGAGATGCCTCTGTCGTTGAGGCTGTCCATAGCGGACGCCCTCACGCTCGGTAACGCCACGTGTGGATTCATGGCGGTGTACTTCACCACCACGGGCATCCTCATCCCGCACCTCACGGGCAGCACCGAGACCGGCATGGCGCGCAACAGCGCTGCCACCGCCGTGATCCTGATGCTCGCCGCGGCGATCTTCGACCTGTTCGACGGCATCGTGGCGCGCAAGCTGCGCTCGTCCCCGATGGGTGCCGAGCTCGACAACCTCTCGGACCTGATCAGCTTCGGTCTGGCCCCGGCCTACTTCGTGCTCGTGTACGGCATGGTCACGCCCGGCGCGCAGCAGAAGGTCTCGGCGGTGGCCGCGATCGTGGTGCTGCTCGCAGTGGTGCTGCGGCTGGCGAGATTCTCGTGCGTGACCTTGAAGGACGGCATGTTCCAGGGCATGCCGAGCCCCTTCGGTGCGCTGACGGTGGTCTCGATCGTGCTCCTGGAGCTGCCGTTCATCCCGACGCTGCTCGCGATCATCGGTGTCGCGTGGCTGATGGTGAGCCGGGTCGAGTACCCCAAGCCGCGGGGCGTCCTCGCGGTGGCGATGCTCGCCTGGATCGTCGGAGCCATGGGGATGCTGGCTGCCTGGGCGTTCGACGCGCCGGGCGGACAGTTCCTGCTGCAGGCCGGTTGCGCCCTGCAGGTGGTGATGGGCGCCGTGATCCCCCTCTTCGCGACGGCCCGTCGGGTGAACACCTTCCGCGGCAACCGCCGCGAGGCGCGCCAGGCGCAGGCGGCTCAGCTGCCGTAG